The Streptomyces laurentii region GACCCTGGTCCGCCGCACCCTGCTCAACTACCGCCGCAAGCCCGTCGCCATCCTCTGGCAGCTCGGCTTCCCGATCGTCTCCGTCCTCCTCTACGGCTTCGTCTTCGGCAGCGCGATGCGGGTGCCCGGCGGCGGGGACTACAAGGACTTCCTGATGCCGGGCATGTTCACGATGACCATGACCTTCGGCCTCATGAACACGGCGACGTCCGTCGTCTCCGACTCCGGCAAGGGGGTCATGGACCGGTTCCGTTCCATGCCGATGGCCCCCTCCGCCGTCACCACCGGCCGCGGGGTCTCCGATCTGATGGTCGCCTCCGCCGAACTGGCCATCCTCGCCGTCACCGCGCTCGCGGTCGGCTGGACCTCCGACGGCGGCTTCGGCGGCACGCTCTTCGCCTTCGGCCTGCTGCTCCTGCTGCGGTTCAGCCTGATCTGGGTGGGCGTGTGGTGCGGTCTGGCGCTGCCCGACACCGAGTCGGCGGGCGCCCTCTACGCGGTGATCTTCCCCGTCACGATGATCTCCAGCGTGTACGTGGCGCCCGCGCTGATGCCGGGCTGGCTCGGGCCCGTCGCCGCCTGGAACCCGATCTCCTCGACCGTCGCGGCCACCCGTGAACTCTTCGGCAACCCCGGAGCGGCCGGAGAGACCTGGGTCGAACAGCACGCGCTGCTGATGGCGGTGGTGTGGCCGCTGGCGCTGACGGCGGTCTTCCTGCCGCTGGCCGTACGCCGGTTCCAGCGACTCAGCAGGTAGGCGGAAGAGACGCGGCGGGGCCCGGCGGTGGGCGACTCCACCGCCGGGCCCCGCCCGTCGTGAAAAGGGGTTACAGCTTCTCGATGACGTAGTCGACGCAGGCCGTCAGCGCCCGTACGTCCGCCGGGTCGATCGCCGGGAACATCGCGATCCGCAGCTGGTTGCGGCCCAGCTTGCGGTACGGCTCGGTGTCGACGATCCCGTTGGCGCGCAGCACCTTGGCGACCGCGGCCGCGTCGATGTCGTCCGAGAAGTCGATCGTGCCGATGACCTGCGAGCGCAGCGCCGGGTCGGTGACGAACGGCGTCGCGTACTTCGACTCTTCCGCCCAGCCGTACAGCGCCTGCGAGGATTCCTTCGTCCGGGCGACCGCCCAGTCCAGACCGCCCTGGCCGTTCAGCCACTTGACCTGCTCGTTCAGCAGGAAGAGGGTGGCGAGCGCCGGGGTGTTGTACGTCTGGTTCTTCAGCGAGTTGTCGATCGCGGTCGGCAGGGAGAAGAACTCCGGGATGTGCCGGCCGGACGCGTGGATCGCCCGGGCCCGCTCCAGGGCGGCCGGCGAGAACGCCGCCAGCCACAGCCCGCCGTCGGCCGCGAAGGACTTCTGCGGAGCGAAGTAGTAGACGTCGGTCTCGGTGATGTCGACCGGCAGGCCGCCCGCGCCCGAGGTGGCGTCCACGAGGACCAGCGCGCCCTCGTCGGCACCCGCGACGCGACGGATCGGGGCGGCGACACCGGTGGAGGTCTCGTTGTGGGTGAAGGCGTAGACGTCGGTGCCCGCCTCGGCCACCGGCTGCGGGCAGCTGCCCGGGTCGGCGGAGACCACGGTCGGCTCGGCCAGCCACGGGGCCAGCTTCGACGCCTTCGCGAACTTGGACGAGAACTCGCCGAAGGTGAGGTGCTGCGACTTGTTCTCGATCAGGCCGTGGGTCGCGATGTCCCAGAAGGCGGTGGAGCCGCCGTTGCCCAGGATCACCTCGTAGCCCTCGGGCAGCGAGAAGAGGTCGCGGAGTCCGGTACGCACCTCGCCGACCAGGTCCTTGACCGTGGCCTGGCGGTGGGACGTGCCGAGATAGGAGGTGCCGGTGGCGGCCAGGGCCTCCAGCGCCTCCGTGCGCACCTTGGAGGGGCCCGCGCCGAAACGGCCATCGGCGGGCTTCATGTCAGCGGGAATCTGGATATCGGCCACGAGGCGGAGCGTATCGGGTCGGGAGGGGCGCGGCTGAGGCATGTCCGCCCGATGAGACGAGGACTGAGACATCCTGGAGTCGTGGGATCACACCAAGAGGGCGAGGAAGCAGGCCGGAATTCGCGCAGGAATTCGGGCAGGGGGGTGGGGCCGGCCGGTGCGACGCCGGTGCCGGGCGGGGTACGAGGCGGGGTACGGGGCCTGATGCGGGACGGGGCGCCGGGCGGGACCGGGAACGGGACCGCGGCCCTCGGCCGCGAACTGGCCGAGGCCCTGCGCGCCGCCGTCACCGACGCCCGGGACATCGACTTCTCCGTCACCGCCCGCGCCCTGACCACGATGGACGCCTCCAACTACCGGCGCGTCCCGCTCGGCGTCGTCACCCCGCGCGACGCCGACGACGTCGCCGCGGCCCTCGCCGTCTGCCGTACGTACGAGGTGCCGGTCGTCGCCCGCGGCGGCGGTACGTCGATCGCCGGGCAGGCCACCGGCACCGGCGTCGTCCTCGACCTCACCCGCCACCTGCGCGGGGTGGTGTCGCTCGATCCCGAGGCCCGCACGGCGGTCGTCCGGCCCGGGCTCGTCCTCGACCGGCTGCGGGACGCGGCCCGCCCGTACGGTCTGACCTTCGGCCCCGACCCGTCCACGCACAGCCGCTGCACCCTCGGCGGCATGATCGGCAACAACGCGTGCGGCGCGCACTCGGTGGCCTGGGGCACGACCGCCGACAACGTCCGCGGCCTCGACGTGGCGACCTACGACGGGCGGCGACTGCGCCTCGGCCGTGACTGGCGCGGCGCGCCGGCCGGTCTGCGCGACCTGGTCACGGACCGGCTCGCGCTGCTGCGCACCGGCTACCCGGAGGGGCTGCCGCGCCGGATCTCCGGGTACGCGCTCGACGCGCTGCTGCCCGAGCGCGGCGCGGACGTGGCCCGCTCCTTCTGCGGCAGCGAGGGCACGCTGGGGGTGGTGACCGAGGCCGAGGTACGGCTCGTCCCGCTGCCGGCCGAGCCCGTCCTGGTGGTGCTCGGGTACGCGGACGAGAGCGCGGCGGCCGACGCGGCGGCCGGCCTGCTGTCGCACCGGCCGCTGACGGTCGAGGGGATGGCCGCCGATCTCGTACGGGGCGGAGGCGCCGGCGGAGGCGGCGCGGCCGGGCTGCCGCGCGGCGGGGCCTGGCTGTTCGTCGAGATGGACGGCGCCACTGCGGCGGCCCAACTGGCGCGGGCCTCCGATGCGTTGGAAGCCGCGCTCGTGCGCGACCCGGCCGGTCAGCGGGCGCTGTGGCGGATCCGCGAGGACGCGGCGGGCACGGCGACCCGGATGCCGGACGGGGCGGAGGCGTGGCCCGGCTGGGAGGACTGCGCGGTGCCGCCGGCCCGCCTCGGCGCGTATCTCCGGGAGTTCCGGGGCCTGTTGAAGGAGTACGGGCTGCGCGGCACGCCGTACGGGCACTTCGGCGACGGCTGTGTCCACGTCCGTGTCGACTTCGACCTGTGGACGGGGGTGGGGGTGGCCCGCTTCCGGGAGTTCTCGGAGGCGGTCGCGGACCTGGTCGTGGCGCACGGCGGCTCGCTGTCCGGCGAGCACGGGGACGGGAAGGCGCGGGCGGAGCTGCTGCCGAGGATGTACGGGCGCGAACTCGTCGACCTGTTCGGCGCGGTGAAGGATCTGTGGGACCCGGACGGCGGTCTGAACCCGGGCATGCTGGTGCGGCCGGAGCCACTGGACTCGGGCCTGCGGTTCACCGGCCTGACACTGCTGGAGGACGGCGGACTGGGGCGCGAGGCCGCCCGCTGTGTCGGAGTGGCCAAGTGCCGTGTCGAAGGCCCGAGTTCGGGACCCGGCGTGATGTGCCCCTCCTATCGCGCGACGGGGGAGGAACGGCACTCCACGCGCGGCCGGGCCCGGCTGCTGCACGAGATGGCGCTCGGCGAGGTCGTCACGGACGGGGTGCGGTCCAAGGAGGTCCGGGAGGCCCTGGACCTGTGCCTGTCGTGCAAGGGCTGCCGCGGCGACTGCCCGGTGGGCGTCGACATGGCCGCGTACAAGTCCCGCTTCCTGGCCGCGCATTACGCGGGCCGACGCGCTCTGCGACGCCCCCGCTCGCACTGGACGATGGGCGGGCTGCCACATCTGCTCGACCTGTTCGGGAAGGGGCTGAACACCGCGATGCGGCTGCCGTTCGCGGCCCGGCTCGCCGGGATCACGCCGGAGCGGGCGATGCCGAGGGTGGCGGACCGTACTTTCACGTCCTGCTTCACCGAACGCGCCTCGGGCCGGACGCCCGCGCTCACCCTGTGGCCCGACACCTTCACCGACCACCTCGCGCCCGAGGTGGGCGTGGCCGCCCTGAAGGTCCTGGAGGCGGCGGGCCTCGGGGTCGCGCTGCCGCCGGGGCGGGTGTGCTGCGGACTCACATACGTGTCGACGGGCCGCCTCGACGCGGCGCGCCGGGTGATGACCCGCACCCTCGACGTCATGGCCGGCACGCCCGGCGCGCTCGCCGACCGCCCGGTCCTCGTCCTCGAACCCTCCTGCGCGGCGACCCTGCGCACCGACCTGCCCGAACTGCTGCCGGACGATCCGCGCGCGGCCCGTCTCGCCGCCTCCGTCCGCACCTTCGCCGAGACCCTGGAACAGCTCGCCCCCGACTGGACCCCGCCTCGCCTCCGGCACTCCGCCGTCACCGGCCAGACCCACTGCCACCAGCACGCGGTCCTCGGCGACGCGGCGGACCACCGGCTCCGCCAACGCATGGGCCTGGTAGGCGATTTGGCGGGTGGCTGCTGCGGCCTGGCGGGCAACTTCGGCTTCGAACCGGGCCACCAGCAGGTCTCCCGCGCCTGCGCCGAAGACCAGCTCCTGCCCGCCCTGCGCACCGCGCCCCCGGACGCCGTCGTCCTCGCGGACGGCTTCTCCTGCCGTACCCAGATCACCCACCTGTCCCCGGACCACCGGCCCCGGCATCTGGCGGAGGTACTGGCGGAGGCGCTGGACCAGTAGCGGCCGGCCGCGATGGCGTCCGGCGGTTCTTGACCGCCGACTGGCCACTGTCCCCCGGCTTCGGGTCCCCGGCCCTGGTCGCCGGGCTGGGGCTGCTCGCCTTCGTGCTGGTTCGGGCGCCCTGGGGACGCCGCCGGACGTCATCCGCGGCGGAGGCGTGTTCTCACGCCTCGCGCATGACCGCTGGGCCGCCCAAGGAGCGGGGCAGTCGGCGGAGGGCGAGAGCGCCGAGCGCGAGGTGGAGCAGGGCGGCCACGAGAGCGGCCGCGTGCAGGCCGGTGACGAAGGCCGACTTGGCGGCGGCGGCCGAGGTGTCGGCCAGGCCGGGCAGTTGAAGAGTCTCGTCGAGGGTCGGGGCGAGGCCGGGGCCCTGGAGGCGGAAGAACAGGGCGGCGAGGGAACCGAGGAGCGCGATGCCGAGGGCGTTGCCGATCTCGTTGCTCGTCTCGGCGATCGCACCGGCCGCGCCCGCCCGTTCGGGCGGCACCGCCCCGACGGCGGTGTCGGCGACGACCGCGAACGAGATGCCGTACCCGACACCGGCGACCACCGTGGACAGCACGTACCAGCCGACCCCGCCCGCGACGGCAACGGGCAGGAGCAGTCCGGCGGCGATGGAGAAGTGGCAGACGAGCAGCGCGGCGCGCTTGCCGATGCGGTCGACGACGGCCGGGGCCGCGACGCACGTCGCCGTGAGCGCGACGGCCCCCGGAAGCGCGAGGAGGGCGGCCTGGCGGACGGGGATGCCGAGGACGGACTGGAGGTAGATCCCGGCCAGGTAGGCGGTCGCCGACCACGCGGCGAGCGGCAGCAGGCCGGTGATCACGGCGAAGGTGAAGACCCGGTCGCGGAAGAGCGTGAAGTCGATGAGCGGGTGGGGGAGTTGGCGCTGACGTAGGCCGAACCAGACGAGGGCGGCGATTCCCGCGAGGCCGGCCGTCACCGCCGAGGCGGAGAGGCCGTCGGCGGCGGCGCGCTTCAGGCCGTAGACCGTCAGAAGCAGACCGGCCGCCGACGTCACGACGCTGACGAGGTCGACCCGTCCGGGGCGGGTCGCGCGGACGTCCTTGAGCAGGGCGGGCGCGACGCACAGGAACAGGGCGACGACGGGGAGATTGACCAGGAAGACCGATCCCCACCAGAAGCGTTCGAGCAGGAGGCCGCCGAGCACGGGGCCGATCGCGAAGCCCGCGGCGAAGGTGGCGGCGAAGATTCCGATGGCCCGCGCCCGCTGCCGCGGGTCGGGGAACAGTTCGCCGAGCACCGCCAGGGCGGACGGCAGGAGGGTCGCACCCGCAACGCCCATCAACACGCGGGCGGCGATGAGTAGTTCGGGCGTCGGGGCGAACGCGGCGGCAGCCGAGCCGAGGCCGAAGACGGCGGCGCCCGCGAGGAGGAGCCGGAGCCGTCCGTACCGGTCGCCGATGTTCCCGAACGCGATGAGCAGCGAGCCCACCGCGAAGCCGTAACCGTCCAGGATCCACAGCGTCTGGCCGGCGCCGGGATCGAGCGCCCGGCCGATGCTCGGCAGGGCGAGGAACAGGATGGAGCCGTCCATCGAGACCAGGAGCACGGGACCGAGGACGGCCGGCAGACCGAGCCAGGCCCGGACGCCGGTACGGCTGGGGGTGGGGTGCGTCATACGGGCAACGGTCGGGCCGGGTGCGTCCGGCAGCCAGACACCTGTCGTGGGTACACCTGACAGGTACACCCGGCCTGGGAGCGGGCCGCCTAGGCTCGGCGGGGTGGAGAGTCTCGGAGCGTTCCTGAAGAGTCGCCGCGACCGGGTGACCCCGGACCGGATCGGGTTGCGTACGTACGGGACCGCGCGGCGCGTACCAGGGCTACGGCGGGAAGAGTTGGCACATCTGGCCGGAGTCAGTCCCGGCTACTACGCCCGGCTGGAGCAGGGGCAGGCGGTGGCGGCCTCGGGGCAGGTGCTCGGGGCGCTGGCGCGGGTGCTGGAACTGGACGCCGTGGAGACCGCGCACCTGCACAACCTCGTCCGGCAGCCCGCGCGGCCCGGCCTCGCCGAGCCTCCCGAGGAGGAGCCGCATCCGCGCGTACTCGCGCTGCTCGCGTCCCTGGCCGGGACGACGCCGGCGATCGTGCTGGGCCGGAGAGGGGACGTCCTGGCCTGGAACCGCGCGGGTCACGCGCTCTTCGCCGGACACCTCGACTACGAGGCGCCGCGCCACGCACCGGACCGGCCCTCGATTCCCCGGATGTTCTTCCTGGACCCGCCGGTCCGGGACCTCCACCGCAACTGGGAGGAATTGGCCCGCGTGCACGTCGCCTATCTGCGGCTGACGGCGGGACGCTTCCCGACCGACGCGCGGCTGGCGAACCTCATCGGCGAACTCGCCATGCGGAGCGACGTGTTCGCCACGATGTGGGCGACCGGCGAGGTCGCCGACTGCACCACCGGCGACATGCGCCTGCATCACCCGACCATCGGCGCGACGAACGTCGCGTACCAGGTCTGGCTCCAGCCCGACAGTCCGGACCACCGCCTGGAGATCTACACCCCGAACGACCCCGCCTCGGCCGACGCCCTCCGCATCCTCGCCCGGCATGTGAACGCCTAGCCGGGCCCGGGCGGGCCCTAGCCCTCCGGCGCGTCCGCGAACAGCTCCTCGACCGGTGCGGCGGTGACGGCGGGTGGAGGTGGCCGTGAGGGGAACGTGGGAGCCGGGCCGTGACGCAGGGTTGCTTCTGGCATATGACCACTCGCGGGGGTGATCTACGCCCTTTGCCCTGACCTTTCTCGTCAGTAAGGATGGAGGAGTGGCCTAGTGGTGCATTACTCTGCACCGAGAGGTTCACCTCACTGGACTCATGATCGTCAGCGACAGGCAAGGAGTGTGCCGGTGGACAGCCCGGTCAAGGACATACCCGTGGCGTCCGCCACGCCCACGGAGACCCCCGCCGCCCCCGGTGCGGGCCGGTTCGGTCGGTTCGCGCGGTTCGGCAGCCTCGGGCCCGTCGCGCTCGTCGTCGCCGGCGGGCTCTCCGTACAGTTCGGGTCCGCGGTCGCCGTACTTCTCATGCCCCGCGCCGGCGCGCTCGGCGTCGTCACGCTGCGGCTCGTCCTCGCCGCCGCCGTGCTCCTCATCGTCTGCCGCCCCAAGATCCGCGGCCACAGCCGCGCCGACTGGGGCACGGTGATCACGTTCGGTACGGCGATGGCCGTCATGAACATCCTCTTCTACCTCGCCGTCGACCGGATCCCCCTCGGCGTCGCCGTCACCCTCGAAGTGCTCGGCCCGCTCGCCCTCTCCGTCTTCGCCTCGCGCCGCCTGGTCAACTTCCTCTGGGCCGGCCTCGCGCTCGCGGGCGTCGCCCTGCTCAGCGGCGGCGGCTTCGACCGGCTCGACCCCGTCGGGGCCCTCCTCGCGCTCGGCGCGGGGTCCATGTGGGCCGCGTACATCGTCTTCAGCGCCCGCACCGGCCGCCGCTTCCCGCAGATGGACGGCCTCGCCCTCGCGATGGCCGTCGGCGCGCTGATCAGCCTGCCGTTCGGCATCGTGGCGGCCGGCGACCGGATCATCGTCCCGTCGACCATCGGGCTCGGCCTCGCCGTCGCGCTGATGTCCTCGGTCCTCCCGTACGCCCTGGAACTCGTCGCCCTGCGCCGTCTGCCCGCCCCCACCTTCGCCATCCTCATGAGCCTGGAGCCGGCCATCGCCGCCGCGGCGGGGTTCCTCATCCTGCACCAGGCCCTCGGCCTGCTGGACGCCCTCGCGATCGCGCTCGTCATCGCGGCGAGCATGGGCGCGGTGCGGACCCAGATGTCCCGGGCCTCCAAATGACGCCCCGCTGACGCCGGAGACCTGACGCCGGCCGCGTCCTCGGCAAGTGGCGGCGGAGGGGGAAATCACCCCCTCCGCCGCCACTTTTCTGTTCCCGCCTTCCCGCGCGCGCTCACCTGGCGGTACGGGCCCTCACCTCCCGCGCCGCCTCGCGCGCGGCCGTGACGAAGGCCCCCACCGCCTCGGTGGTGTGACCGGCCCGCCACACCAGGCCGTAGTCGGTCGGCTCCGCGTCGGCGAAGGGGACGTAGGCGACGCCGGGGCGCGCGTGGTACGTCGCCGTGTGCGCCGGCGCGA contains the following coding sequences:
- a CDS encoding ABC transport system integral membrane protein (ABC transport system integral membrane protein [Streptomyces albus J1074];~ABC-2 type transporter; cl17235;~identified by MetaGeneAnnotator; putative) — protein: MTTAGLAPGPARGRVYWAVADCATLVRRTLLNYRRKPVAILWQLGFPIVSVLLYGFVFGSAMRVPGGGDYKDFLMPGMFTMTMTFGLMNTATSVVSDSGKGVMDRFRSMPMAPSAVTTGRGVSDLMVASAELAILAVTALAVGWTSDGGFGGTLFAFGLLLLLRFSLIWVGVWCGLALPDTESAGALYAVIFPVTMISSVYVAPALMPGWLGPVAAWNPISSTVAATRELFGNPGAAGETWVEQHALLMAVVWPLALTAVFLPLAVRRFQRLSR
- a CDS encoding phosphoserine aminotransferase (Aspartate aminotransferase (AAT) superfamily (fold type I) of pyridoxal phosphate (PLP)-dependent enzymes. PLP combines with an alpha-amino acid to form a compound called a Schiff base or aldimine intermediate, which depending onthe reaction, is the...; cl00321;~Serine-pyruvate aminotransferase/archaeal aspartateaminotransferase [Aminoacid transportand metabolism];~catalytic residue [active];~identified by MetaGeneAnnotator; putative;~phosphoserine aminotransferase [Amycolatopsis mediterranei U32];~pyridoxal 5'-phosphate binding pocket [chemical binding]), translating into MADIQIPADMKPADGRFGAGPSKVRTEALEALAATGTSYLGTSHRQATVKDLVGEVRTGLRDLFSLPEGYEVILGNGGSTAFWDIATHGLIENKSQHLTFGEFSSKFAKASKLAPWLAEPTVVSADPGSCPQPVAEAGTDVYAFTHNETSTGVAAPIRRVAGADEGALVLVDATSGAGGLPVDITETDVYYFAPQKSFAADGGLWLAAFSPAALERARAIHASGRHIPEFFSLPTAIDNSLKNQTYNTPALATLFLLNEQVKWLNGQGGLDWAVARTKESSQALYGWAEESKYATPFVTDPALRSQVIGTIDFSDDIDAAAVAKVLRANGIVDTEPYRKLGRNQLRIAMFPAIDPADVRALTACVDYVIEKL
- a CDS encoding permease, MFS (KEGG: sme:SMa0224 permease, MFS;~The Major Facilitator Superfamily (MFS) isa large and diverse group of secondary transporters that includes uniporters, symporters, and antiporters. MFS proteins facilitate the transport across cytoplasmic or internal membranes of a variety of...; cd06174;~identified by MetaGeneAnnotator; putative;~methyl viologen resistance protein SmvA; Provisional;~permease, MFS [Streptosporangium roseum DSM43021];~putative substrate translocation pore), with amino-acid sequence MTHPTPSRTGVRAWLGLPAVLGPVLLVSMDGSILFLALPSIGRALDPGAGQTLWILDGYGFAVGSLLIAFGNIGDRYGRLRLLLAGAAVFGLGSAAAAFAPTPELLIAARVLMGVAGATLLPSALAVLGELFPDPRQRARAIGIFAATFAAGFAIGPVLGGLLLERFWWGSVFLVNLPVVALFLCVAPALLKDVRATRPGRVDLVSVVTSAAGLLLTVYGLKRAAADGLSASAVTAGLAGIAALVWFGLRQRQLPHPLIDFTLFRDRVFTFAVITGLLPLAAWSATAYLAGIYLQSVLGIPVRQAALLALPGAVALTATCVAAPAVVDRIGKRAALLVCHFSIAAGLLLPVAVAGGVGWYVLSTVVAGVGYGISFAVVADTAVGAVPPERAGAAGAIAETSNEIGNALGIALLGSLAALFFRLQGPGLAPTLDETLQLPGLADTSAAAAKSAFVTGLHAAALVAALLHLALGALALRRLPRSLGGPAVMREA
- a CDS encoding XRE family transcriptional regulator (Helix-turn-helix XRE-family like proteins. Prokaryotic DNA binding proteins belonging to the xenobiotic response element family of transcriptional regulators; cd00093;~KEGG: acr:Acry_0313 XRE family transcriptional regulator;~Predicted transcriptional regulators [Transcription]; COG1396;~XRE family transcriptional regulator [Streptosporangium roseum DSM43021];~identified by MetaGeneAnnotator; putative;~non-specific DNA binding site [nucleotide binding];~salt bridge;~sequence-specific DNA binding site [nucleotide binding]) — protein: MTPDRIGLRTYGTARRVPGLRREELAHLAGVSPGYYARLEQGQAVAASGQVLGALARVLELDAVETAHLHNLVRQPARPGLAEPPEEEPHPRVLALLASLAGTTPAIVLGRRGDVLAWNRAGHALFAGHLDYEAPRHAPDRPSIPRMFFLDPPVRDLHRNWEELARVHVAYLRLTAGRFPTDARLANLIGELAMRSDVFATMWATGEVADCTTGDMRLHHPTIGATNVAYQVWLQPDSPDHRLEIYTPNDPASADALRILARHVNA
- a CDS encoding hypothetical protein (Threonine/homoserine efflux transporter [Aminoacid transport andmetabolism]; COG5006;~identified by MetaGeneAnnotator; putative;~predicted protein [Streptomyces sp. C]), which gives rise to MDSPVKDIPVASATPTETPAAPGAGRFGRFARFGSLGPVALVVAGGLSVQFGSAVAVLLMPRAGALGVVTLRLVLAAAVLLIVCRPKIRGHSRADWGTVITFGTAMAVMNILFYLAVDRIPLGVAVTLEVLGPLALSVFASRRLVNFLWAGLALAGVALLSGGGFDRLDPVGALLALGAGSMWAAYIVFSARTGRRFPQMDGLALAMAVGALISLPFGIVAAGDRIIVPSTIGLGLAVALMSSVLPYALELVALRRLPAPTFAILMSLEPAIAAAAGFLILHQALGLLDALAIALVIAASMGAVRTQMSRASK
- a CDS encoding oxidoreductase (FAD binding domain; pfam01565;~Fe-S oxidoreductase [Energyproduction and conversion]; COG0247;~glycolate oxidase, subunit GlcD; TIGR00387;~identified by MetaGeneAnnotator; putative;~oxidoreductase [Streptomyces cattleya NRRL 8057 = DSM46488]); the encoded protein is MGPAGATPVPGGVRGGVRGLMRDGAPGGTGNGTAALGRELAEALRAAVTDARDIDFSVTARALTTMDASNYRRVPLGVVTPRDADDVAAALAVCRTYEVPVVARGGGTSIAGQATGTGVVLDLTRHLRGVVSLDPEARTAVVRPGLVLDRLRDAARPYGLTFGPDPSTHSRCTLGGMIGNNACGAHSVAWGTTADNVRGLDVATYDGRRLRLGRDWRGAPAGLRDLVTDRLALLRTGYPEGLPRRISGYALDALLPERGADVARSFCGSEGTLGVVTEAEVRLVPLPAEPVLVVLGYADESAAADAAAGLLSHRPLTVEGMAADLVRGGGAGGGGAAGLPRGGAWLFVEMDGATAAAQLARASDALEAALVRDPAGQRALWRIREDAAGTATRMPDGAEAWPGWEDCAVPPARLGAYLREFRGLLKEYGLRGTPYGHFGDGCVHVRVDFDLWTGVGVARFREFSEAVADLVVAHGGSLSGEHGDGKARAELLPRMYGRELVDLFGAVKDLWDPDGGLNPGMLVRPEPLDSGLRFTGLTLLEDGGLGREAARCVGVAKCRVEGPSSGPGVMCPSYRATGEERHSTRGRARLLHEMALGEVVTDGVRSKEVREALDLCLSCKGCRGDCPVGVDMAAYKSRFLAAHYAGRRALRRPRSHWTMGGLPHLLDLFGKGLNTAMRLPFAARLAGITPERAMPRVADRTFTSCFTERASGRTPALTLWPDTFTDHLAPEVGVAALKVLEAAGLGVALPPGRVCCGLTYVSTGRLDAARRVMTRTLDVMAGTPGALADRPVLVLEPSCAATLRTDLPELLPDDPRAARLAASVRTFAETLEQLAPDWTPPRLRHSAVTGQTHCHQHAVLGDAADHRLRQRMGLVGDLAGGCCGLAGNFGFEPGHQQVSRACAEDQLLPALRTAPPDAVVLADGFSCRTQITHLSPDHRPRHLAEVLAEALDQ